CGGCTGCTCTCCCCCGGGCCGTTCAGCGTGAGGGGCGCTCCCACGGCGCTGAGCACCTCACCCACCGGAATTGATTCAACGGCTCGGCTCAGCCGGTACCCCCCCTGCCGGCCGCGTTTGGCCTCCACGAGCTCGGCGCGGCGTAATTGCAGGAGCAGTTGCTCGAGCATCGGAGCTGGAAGGCCCTGGGCTTCAGCGATGTCGCTGACCGAGCACCACTGGGGACTGGCCATGGCCAGGTGCAGCAACGCCTGCAGTGCTTGGAGGCCAGAGCGCCGCAACATGGCTTAGGCCGGCCGTTGCAGGCGTTCAAGAACCTGCTCGATCACGTAGCCAAACAGGGCCGGGTCGGGCTCCTGTTGACCGACATCGGCGAGCCCCAGTTCCTCCCAGCGCGCATCGAGGCGCGCCTCCAGCTCTGCGGGCCGCCGCAAGGGCTCTCCCCAGGGGTGGTTGCGCTCGGGCCCCACCTTGGTGGTGGCATCAATGGCGAGGCGCCCCCCCAGACCCAGCTGCTCGCTCGCGAAATCCAGGGTGTCGAAGGGGGTGTTCTCCAGGACAAAGAGATCCCGTTGGGGATCCACGAGGGAACTGATCGCCCAGATCACCTGCCTTGGATCGCGAATGTTGATCGACTTGTCGACGACAACGACGAACTTGGTGTAGGTGAATTGCGGCAGAGCACTCCAAAAGGCCATGGCCGCCCGCTTCGCCTGGCCTGGATAGGCCTTGTCGATCGCGATCACGGCGAGCTTGTAACTGAGCCCCTCCATCGGGAGGAAGAAATCAACGATTTCGGGAATTTGTTGACGCAGGATTGGCGTGTAGATCCGATTCAGGGCGATGGCGAGCATGGCGTCCTCCTTCGGGGGACGGCCGCTGAAGGTCGTGAAGTAGGTCGGATTCCGCCGCTGGGTGACGCACTGGATTCGCACCAAGGGTGAGGGTTCGACCCCTCCGTAGAAGCCCATGTGATCGCCAAAGGGGCCGTCGGCCAGCTCCTCGCCAGGGGTGATCGTTCCTTCGAGGACGATTTCGCTGTGGCTTGGCACCTCCAGGTCCAGGGTTTTGCACTTCGCCAGTCGCACCCCCTCTCCGGCGTAGAGACCAGCAAACAGCCACTCGCTCAGTTGTACGGGAATCGGCGTGGCAGCAGCCATCACCAAGAGGGGGTGAACCCCGATCGCGATGGCGATCTCCAGCGGTTTACCCAGGGCGGCGGCCTTACGCAGGTGGCGCGCGCCCCCGCGCACGCTCAACCAGTGCACCGTCATGGTGTTGATCGACTGCTGTTGCAGCCGGTAGACCCCGACGTTGGGGGTCCCGGTCTCGGGATCCTTCGTGATCACCAGGCCGAGGGTGATGATGCGGCCCGCATCACCGGGCCAGGGCCTTAGCAGCGGCAGGCGGTCCAGGTTGACGGCCTCGCCTTGGAAAACCTCCTGCCGGCAGGGCGGCAGCAGATCCAGGTCGGGCTTGGCCTTGAGCACATCCAGCAGGACTGAGCCAAAGCGGATGGCTTCCCGCGGTCCCTTTGGAGGCTTGGGCTGCTGCAGCAGCGCTAGGCGCTCCCCGAGGGCTTCGAGCTCCTCGGGCCGCTCCATGCCCATCGACCAGAGGACCCGCTCGAGGGTCCCCAGCAGATTGACGGCCACCGGAATGCTCGAGCCTTTGACGTTTTCAAAGAGCAGGGCCGGACCGCCACAGCCAAGAACCCGGTCGGCAATCGCCGCGAGTTCGAGATCGGGGTCCACCGGTGCGCTGATCCGGCGCAATTGCCCACGCGCTTCGAGCAGTTCAAGGAAGCCCCGGAGATCGCGTTGGGATCCAATCGCGTTGGCCGCAGATCCCATGGCGCTCTCAACTTTTCAGCAGGTTCTGCCTACTGTGGCGCACCCCCTTGTGCCACTGCGGTCGTGCAGATCTCCTATTTCCACACCTCGGAGAACGTTCCCAGCCTGCGCCCCGTGGCTGAGGGTGGACCGGATGCGGCCGTCGTCATCGACGTGCTGCGGGCCACCACCACCATTGCCTGCGCGCTGCAGAGTGGCGCTGAGGCCATCCAAGCGTTCGCCGACCTCGAGGCCCTCAATCAGGCCGCCAATGCCTGGGTGCCTGAGCGCTGCCTGCGGGCGGGTGAACGCGGCGGTCAGACGGTTGCTGGCTATGACCTCGGCAACTCCCCCCTGGCGGTGACCCCGGAGGTTGTGGGAGGCAAGCGCATCTTTATGAGCACCACCAACGGCACGCGCTCGCTGGAGGCGGTCAAGCCTGTCCCGCTTCTGGTGACCGCCTGCCTGCCGAACCGCAGCGCCGTTGCCAAGCGCTTGATTGACCACGGGGTTGAGCGGGTCTGGGTGGTCGGCAGTGGCTGGGAGGGGGACTATTCCCTCGAGGACAGCCTGGCGGCCGGTGCCGTCATCTCCGCTGCCATGGAGTTGGCCGTGTCGCCCCATGTGGGCGTTCGCTGTGCCAATGACGAAGCCCTGGCCGCCCTCGCCCTGTGGCAGCAATGGCGCCACGACACCGAGACCTGTCTGCGGGCCGCCAGCCATGGCCAGCGGTTGATGGGCCTCGGCAACCATGACGCCGACTTCGCCTGCTGCTCAGCCGTCGACACGATGACGATGGTCCCCACCCAAACCAGTCCCGGAGTGCTGCAGGCCGCTTGATCCCATTGCGGCCACCCTTACAGTGACCGCGGCGGCAAAACACCAGCGTTGACAAGCTTTCTGGCTTCGGCAATCCAGCTCAATAGCAGCGCTGATCTCTCCGCCAACTTCGCCGCTGCCGAAGAGCAGATCGAGTTGGCTGTTCGCCGCGGTGCCGAGCTGGTGGGCTTGCC
This DNA window, taken from Synechococcus sp. LTW-R, encodes the following:
- a CDS encoding UbiD family decarboxylase; translation: MGSAANAIGSQRDLRGFLELLEARGQLRRISAPVDPDLELAAIADRVLGCGGPALLFENVKGSSIPVAVNLLGTLERVLWSMGMERPEELEALGERLALLQQPKPPKGPREAIRFGSVLLDVLKAKPDLDLLPPCRQEVFQGEAVNLDRLPLLRPWPGDAGRIITLGLVITKDPETGTPNVGVYRLQQQSINTMTVHWLSVRGGARHLRKAAALGKPLEIAIAIGVHPLLVMAAATPIPVQLSEWLFAGLYAGEGVRLAKCKTLDLEVPSHSEIVLEGTITPGEELADGPFGDHMGFYGGVEPSPLVRIQCVTQRRNPTYFTTFSGRPPKEDAMLAIALNRIYTPILRQQIPEIVDFFLPMEGLSYKLAVIAIDKAYPGQAKRAAMAFWSALPQFTYTKFVVVVDKSINIRDPRQVIWAISSLVDPQRDLFVLENTPFDTLDFASEQLGLGGRLAIDATTKVGPERNHPWGEPLRRPAELEARLDARWEELGLADVGQQEPDPALFGYVIEQVLERLQRPA
- a CDS encoding 2-phosphosulfolactate phosphatase family protein, which gives rise to MQISYFHTSENVPSLRPVAEGGPDAAVVIDVLRATTTIACALQSGAEAIQAFADLEALNQAANAWVPERCLRAGERGGQTVAGYDLGNSPLAVTPEVVGGKRIFMSTTNGTRSLEAVKPVPLLVTACLPNRSAVAKRLIDHGVERVWVVGSGWEGDYSLEDSLAAGAVISAAMELAVSPHVGVRCANDEALAALALWQQWRHDTETCLRAASHGQRLMGLGNHDADFACCSAVDTMTMVPTQTSPGVLQAA
- a CDS encoding Rrf2 family transcriptional regulator; protein product: MLRRSGLQALQALLHLAMASPQWCSVSDIAEAQGLPAPMLEQLLLQLRRAELVEAKRGRQGGYRLSRAVESIPVGEVLSAVGAPLTLNGPGESSRAEQQVLSSMGRRLQTALDRELKQLTLQELLFDLQSWQECLSNEGGLMLG